In a single window of the Tellurirhabdus bombi genome:
- the rplI gene encoding 50S ribosomal protein L9 has product MQIILKTDIAGLGYKNDIVDVKPGYGRNYLIPQGFAVMASDSNKKIVTENIRQAAHKAEKVKNDALATAEAIGDMTLDIPAKVGESGKIFGRVTTTQIADALKDKGFEIDRKKIAVDDVKSIGTYSAVLDLHKDVKHTLKFTIVAV; this is encoded by the coding sequence ATGCAAATTATTCTGAAAACTGACATCGCCGGCCTGGGTTATAAAAATGACATCGTTGATGTAAAACCGGGCTACGGCCGTAACTACTTGATTCCGCAGGGTTTTGCGGTAATGGCGTCGGATTCAAACAAGAAAATTGTTACCGAAAACATTCGCCAGGCAGCCCACAAAGCTGAGAAAGTAAAAAATGACGCGCTGGCAACAGCAGAAGCAATCGGCGATATGACGTTGGACATTCCAGCGAAAGTTGGTGAAAGCGGCAAAATCTTTGGTCGTGTTACTACTACACAGATCGCAGACGCGTTGAAAGATAAAGGCTTCGAAATCGACCGGAAGAAAATTGCGGTGGATGACGTTAAGTCAATCGGTACTTACTCTGCTGTGCTAGACTTGCACAAAGACGTAAAACACACCCTCAAATTTACTATTGTGGCTGTGTAA
- a CDS encoding biliverdin-producing heme oxygenase encodes MTLPERLKQETREWHERTESLLYSDELRSGELTKAQYLHLLRVHYVFHQALEEALAWEAVFFRNIDLPGRQKTAWLINDLESQSVPLPKTQPDLFDSWSPLELVGAVYVAEGSMLGGKTVLAYLKKNAEVQPLLANARFYQGYGEQTLENWKTLIAFLICQPKEQHDAIVWGAENAFKLYGDVFRQTNSVELTSKETHS; translated from the coding sequence ATGACATTACCCGAACGATTGAAACAGGAAACCCGCGAATGGCACGAAAGAACGGAAAGCCTGTTGTATTCGGATGAGTTGCGAAGTGGTGAGCTGACCAAAGCCCAGTACCTGCATTTGTTACGCGTTCATTACGTATTTCATCAGGCATTAGAAGAAGCCCTAGCCTGGGAAGCTGTCTTTTTTCGAAACATTGATTTGCCTGGTCGGCAGAAGACCGCCTGGTTGATTAATGATCTGGAAAGTCAATCTGTTCCCCTGCCCAAAACGCAGCCTGATTTGTTCGATTCATGGTCACCACTGGAGTTGGTGGGAGCTGTTTATGTGGCCGAAGGGTCAATGCTAGGCGGAAAAACAGTATTGGCCTACCTGAAGAAAAACGCTGAAGTACAGCCCTTACTGGCTAACGCTCGTTTTTATCAGGGCTATGGTGAGCAAACGCTGGAAAATTGGAAAACGCTGATTGCTTTTCTGATCTGCCAGCCAAAGGAGCAGCATGATGCCATTGTGTGGGGGGCGGAAAACGCCTTTAAGCTATATGGAGACGTCTTCCGACAGACCAATTCAGTAGAGCTAACGTCTAAAGAGACGCATTCCTAA
- a CDS encoding coiled-coil domain-containing protein, whose translation METYTQDRRNNRKNYLLVALAILAGLNVLLLYFYYQERQANKSQETTIAAKTEEVLATKTRLDSISTQLDAKIAEIQSLGGQVDSLLRLKEQLEIDKRNLKNVAAFDSKKYQTKIQDYVAVLSQKDDEIARLKEENSILTNQNQTLNQENANLKNERQSLADSVNAYATRNKELSDKVTVGAALRATSVTVNALTKRGKEQDGGKYKARNIDRIRVTFRLLQNQLTQQNEKEIYLRILDPSGAVISDMATGSGEFSFGDQSMIYTAKQSILFDNTGQEVSFVYGRGNIPFKEGKHVIELYSEGFKIGEGDFTVR comes from the coding sequence ATGGAGACATATACACAGGATCGGCGCAACAATCGGAAGAATTACCTGCTGGTTGCGCTAGCCATTTTGGCGGGCTTAAACGTGCTGTTGCTGTATTTCTACTACCAGGAGCGGCAAGCGAATAAAAGTCAGGAAACCACCATTGCCGCCAAGACCGAAGAGGTGCTGGCCACAAAGACCCGATTAGATTCTATATCAACTCAGTTGGATGCGAAAATCGCTGAAATTCAGTCGTTAGGCGGTCAGGTAGATTCGCTCTTGCGGTTGAAAGAGCAACTGGAGATTGACAAACGTAATTTGAAGAACGTCGCCGCTTTCGACTCGAAAAAATACCAGACTAAAATTCAGGACTACGTTGCTGTGCTAAGCCAGAAAGACGATGAAATTGCCCGTCTGAAAGAAGAAAACAGCATTCTGACGAATCAGAACCAGACGCTTAATCAGGAAAATGCCAATCTGAAAAACGAACGGCAGTCACTGGCAGATTCGGTCAATGCCTACGCAACCCGCAACAAAGAGTTAAGCGACAAAGTAACGGTTGGGGCTGCCCTGCGAGCAACTTCGGTTACTGTCAATGCCCTGACCAAACGCGGCAAAGAGCAGGATGGGGGCAAATACAAAGCCAGAAACATTGACCGGATCAGAGTGACGTTCCGACTCTTACAAAACCAGCTTACGCAGCAAAACGAAAAAGAAATCTACTTGCGGATTCTTGATCCAAGTGGGGCCGTCATTTCTGATATGGCTACTGGCTCCGGTGAGTTTAGTTTTGGGGATCAATCGATGATTTATACGGCCAAGCAATCCATTCTGTTCGACAACACGGGGCAGGAGGTTTCGTTTGTATACGGGCGTGGCAACATTCCATTTAAGGAAGGAAAACACGTTATCGAATTGTATTCTGAAGGCTTTAAAATAGGCGAAGGCGACTTTACTGTTCGGTAA
- a CDS encoding YggS family pyridoxal phosphate-dependent enzyme — translation MTKIAEAIHQIENQLAGRATLIAVTKTKPLEALLEAYEAGCKTFGENKVQEMADKQANLPDDIAWHMIGHLQTNKVKYIAPFVTLIQSVDSLKLLQEINKQALKHNRVIDCLLQIYIAEEETKFGLDAAEAEALLNDPALEELTNIRIIGLMGLATNTDNEAQIRSEFKSLKRLYDQFKTIQRQNLAFRELSMGMSGDYLIAVEEGSTMVRVGSAIFGSRN, via the coding sequence ATGACGAAGATAGCTGAGGCCATTCACCAAATAGAAAATCAACTGGCCGGGCGGGCAACGCTTATTGCCGTTACCAAGACCAAGCCCCTCGAAGCCTTGCTGGAAGCTTACGAAGCCGGTTGCAAGACCTTTGGCGAAAACAAAGTTCAGGAAATGGCAGACAAGCAGGCAAACCTTCCCGACGATATTGCCTGGCACATGATCGGCCATTTACAAACCAACAAGGTTAAGTACATCGCGCCCTTTGTTACGCTGATTCAGTCGGTAGATAGCCTAAAATTACTACAGGAAATCAATAAGCAGGCACTGAAACACAATCGTGTCATCGATTGTCTACTTCAAATCTATATCGCTGAGGAAGAAACTAAATTTGGTCTGGATGCAGCCGAAGCGGAAGCTTTACTTAATGACCCTGCTTTAGAAGAGCTGACGAATATTCGGATTATCGGCCTGATGGGTCTGGCCACAAATACGGACAACGAAGCCCAGATTCGAAGCGAATTTAAAAGCCTGAAACGGTTGTACGACCAATTCAAAACAATCCAGCGGCAGAATCTTGCTTTTCGTGAATTATCGATGGGCATGAGCGGTGATTATCTGATTGCGGTTGAAGAAGGCAGCACCATGGTTCGGGTTGGGAGTGCTATATTTGGTAGTCGAAACTAG
- the rpsF gene encoding 30S ribosomal protein S6: MQFTKNYETVFILTPVLSESQIKDTVDKFRKVLTDNGAELVHEYNLGLRKLAYPIAHKNTGFYQIFEFVAPTNVVDVLETEYRRDERILRFLSTALDKHAVDYNERKRNGQIGKKRQTETAGEEAK; encoded by the coding sequence ATGCAGTTCACTAAGAACTATGAGACGGTGTTCATTCTAACACCCGTTTTATCTGAATCCCAGATAAAGGACACCGTCGACAAGTTTCGCAAAGTGTTGACCGACAACGGCGCGGAGCTTGTTCACGAGTACAATCTGGGCCTGCGGAAATTGGCTTATCCAATTGCCCACAAAAACACCGGTTTTTATCAGATATTTGAGTTTGTAGCACCAACGAATGTGGTTGACGTGCTGGAAACTGAGTATCGCCGTGACGAGCGTATCTTACGCTTCCTGTCTACTGCCCTTGACAAACATGCGGTAGATTACAACGAGCGCAAGCGCAACGGACAAATTGGTAAGAAAAGACAAACTGAAACTGCCGGAGAGGAGGCCAAATAA
- a CDS encoding GSCFA domain-containing protein: MEFRTEITPEQLPAKIQLKSNVVTIGSCFAEVMGSQLADYKLTVLSNPFGTLFNPVSITKLILAAINGKDPDPDLYVERDGLWFHYDFHSSLWAHSREALTQLLKERLTQTANALHQADWLVLTLGTAVVYRHHETNKVVANCHKMPGKLFDKYLYGYEHSLELLTTLLRSLKRFNPSLKILLTVSPVRHTKDTLPMNQASKSLLRMISHELTVWHEQVHYFPSYEIMVDDLRDYRFYEADLIHPNAIAQQYIFEKFADCVFDTELRAFISEWDGIRRAMAHRPFHAGSESHQQFLQNLLKKLERLSPKINVEKEREEVQKQVLALTSIESNAN; the protein is encoded by the coding sequence ATGGAATTCCGTACTGAAATAACACCCGAACAATTGCCGGCTAAAATACAGCTGAAGTCCAATGTGGTGACCATTGGTTCCTGTTTTGCCGAAGTAATGGGAAGCCAACTGGCCGACTATAAACTAACTGTATTATCCAATCCATTTGGGACGCTGTTTAATCCGGTGTCAATAACCAAATTGATTCTGGCAGCTATAAATGGTAAAGATCCCGATCCGGACTTGTACGTCGAGCGCGATGGTTTGTGGTTTCATTACGACTTTCATTCCTCACTCTGGGCGCATAGCCGCGAGGCATTAACGCAACTCCTCAAAGAGCGCCTGACCCAAACCGCCAACGCCCTGCATCAAGCCGACTGGCTGGTTCTAACCTTGGGGACGGCGGTGGTCTATCGGCATCACGAAACCAATAAAGTAGTGGCTAACTGCCACAAAATGCCGGGCAAACTATTTGACAAATACCTGTACGGCTATGAGCATAGTCTGGAGTTGCTGACAACTTTGCTGCGCTCGTTGAAGCGATTTAACCCCTCGCTGAAAATTCTGCTGACCGTAAGTCCGGTGCGGCATACCAAAGACACCCTTCCAATGAACCAGGCGAGCAAGTCTTTGCTACGCATGATCAGCCACGAACTGACGGTCTGGCACGAACAGGTTCATTATTTTCCGTCGTACGAAATCATGGTGGATGATTTGCGGGATTACCGGTTCTACGAAGCCGATCTGATCCATCCAAACGCCATTGCCCAGCAGTACATTTTCGAAAAATTTGCCGATTGTGTCTTTGATACCGAACTTCGTGCTTTCATTAGTGAGTGGGATGGCATTCGGCGGGCGATGGCGCACCGGCCCTTTCATGCCGGTTCAGAATCGCACCAGCAGTTTTTGCAAAACCTGCTGAAGAAGCTCGAACGGCTTTCTCCGAAAATAAATGTGGAAAAAGAGCGGGAAGAAGTGCAAAAACAAGTGTTGGCGCTTACTTCAATTGAATCGAATGCAAACTAA
- a CDS encoding sensor histidine kinase, translated as MTNEQLVTTTGPLLAAMLNSSPISHLACESVQNGQGEIIDFRLVFVNTAAANGLGQRTEAVLNHSISEFAPLNRYAFWWNHWLTVVESGISQTYSSIPSFLAEYPFFSQVAIEPWQNGFFMTYQLDEKQTANQPQVVTHSSAPEAQTSPKLLNNAEQLQAIMNISQTGMFLFKPIYNAQNELIDFAFTLANQVLATYVGQDAQTLIGDLGSRWFPAYKTNGLFDAYRRSYEENQVQRFEFHYNDDGINSWLDILSARFGDQCLVTFLDITPLKTAIFQVEQTVNTLENVLNSTPTGILVLKAIRDDQQQISDFKIETVNQTATESMAMNGRLLKGERLGAIFPNYANLGLLDFYAEVVNTGKLQRREVHLVDDQLNAWYDITAVKQHDGVVISYLNITQAKQTQYQLEATIHQLENSNENLEQFAYIASHDLQEPLRKLQAFGDVLENQFADSLAEGEKDLVRRIRNSAKRMQLLVKDLLTYSRLATQTEPFTFVSLNRILEDVLSDLELTIAEKKAVIHLTDLPSVQGIPFRLRQLFQNLLSNAIKFNQPHTRPEIHIRVRTTQPNELPDVLQVKPKPYLLIEVQDNGIGFDEKYKNRIFQPFQRLHGQSTYGGTGIGLAVCKKVAESHGGTIDVASQLGVGSTFKIYLPLFTPNQVLASEA; from the coding sequence ATGACTAACGAACAGTTGGTAACAACCACTGGCCCGTTACTGGCAGCTATGCTCAATAGCTCACCGATCAGCCATCTGGCCTGCGAATCTGTTCAGAACGGTCAAGGTGAGATTATTGACTTTCGATTGGTGTTTGTTAACACCGCCGCCGCCAACGGATTGGGACAGCGTACGGAAGCTGTTCTTAATCATTCGATAAGTGAATTTGCACCGTTAAATCGCTATGCCTTCTGGTGGAATCACTGGCTGACCGTGGTTGAATCCGGCATATCCCAAACGTATTCGTCCATTCCTTCCTTTCTGGCTGAGTATCCTTTTTTTAGTCAGGTGGCCATTGAGCCCTGGCAGAACGGATTTTTCATGACGTATCAGCTTGACGAGAAACAAACCGCCAACCAGCCTCAAGTTGTTACCCATTCTTCGGCACCAGAAGCCCAAACCTCTCCAAAGCTCCTCAATAACGCCGAACAGCTACAGGCGATAATGAACATTTCGCAAACCGGAATGTTTCTTTTCAAACCTATTTATAATGCGCAGAATGAGCTAATTGACTTTGCTTTTACATTGGCCAATCAGGTACTGGCTACGTATGTTGGTCAGGATGCCCAAACCTTGATTGGCGACTTAGGAAGCCGCTGGTTTCCAGCCTACAAGACCAATGGTTTGTTTGACGCCTACCGTCGCTCGTATGAAGAAAATCAGGTTCAGCGTTTCGAGTTTCATTACAATGATGATGGCATAAACAGCTGGCTGGATATTTTATCTGCTCGCTTTGGCGACCAATGTTTGGTGACTTTCCTGGATATTACGCCCCTGAAAACAGCTATATTTCAGGTTGAGCAAACCGTTAATACACTCGAAAATGTCCTGAACAGTACGCCAACGGGTATCCTGGTCCTGAAAGCCATTCGCGACGATCAGCAGCAAATTTCTGATTTCAAAATCGAAACGGTTAATCAGACTGCCACTGAAAGCATGGCGATGAATGGGCGTTTACTCAAAGGGGAGCGCCTGGGGGCTATTTTTCCAAACTATGCTAATTTGGGGCTATTGGATTTTTACGCCGAAGTGGTCAATACGGGAAAATTACAACGCCGCGAAGTCCATCTGGTTGATGACCAGCTAAACGCCTGGTATGATATTACGGCGGTTAAACAGCACGATGGAGTTGTCATTTCCTACCTCAATATCACGCAGGCAAAGCAGACCCAGTACCAGTTAGAAGCCACTATCCACCAGCTTGAAAATTCCAACGAAAACCTGGAGCAGTTTGCCTACATCGCTTCGCACGACTTGCAGGAACCGCTGCGCAAATTACAGGCTTTTGGGGATGTATTGGAGAACCAATTTGCGGACAGTCTGGCCGAAGGAGAAAAAGACCTGGTGCGCCGGATTCGTAATTCTGCCAAGCGCATGCAGCTGCTGGTAAAAGATTTGCTTACCTATTCCCGACTAGCCACCCAAACCGAGCCATTCACGTTTGTTTCTCTGAACCGCATTCTGGAAGATGTACTCAGTGACCTTGAGCTAACCATTGCCGAAAAGAAAGCCGTGATTCATTTAACCGATCTTCCTTCGGTGCAGGGCATTCCTTTCCGTTTGCGGCAACTCTTTCAAAATCTGTTGTCGAATGCCATCAAATTTAATCAACCTCACACCAGACCGGAAATCCATATCCGCGTCCGCACGACACAACCGAATGAATTACCCGATGTGCTACAGGTCAAGCCCAAACCATACCTGCTGATTGAAGTGCAGGACAACGGTATTGGCTTTGATGAAAAGTATAAAAACCGAATATTTCAGCCTTTTCAGCGCCTTCATGGCCAATCGACGTATGGCGGTACGGGCATAGGGCTGGCTGTTTGTAAGAAAGTCGCCGAGAGCCACGGGGGTACTATTGACGTAGCCAGCCAGCTGGGCGTTGGCTCCACGTTCAAGATTTATTTGCCGCTTTTTACGCCGAATCAGGTCTTAGCTTCCGAAGCTTAA
- the rpsR gene encoding 30S ribosomal protein S18 has translation MSLQNEPVNKNETRKKYCRFKRSGIKYIDYKDPNFLLKLLNEQGKILPRRLTGTSLKYQRKVAQAVKRARHLALLPYVGDSLK, from the coding sequence ATGAGTCTGCAAAACGAACCCGTTAATAAGAACGAGACCCGGAAAAAATATTGCCGTTTCAAGCGTTCAGGTATCAAATACATTGATTACAAAGATCCTAACTTCTTGTTGAAACTGTTGAACGAGCAAGGTAAAATTCTACCTCGCCGCCTCACCGGAACCAGTCTGAAGTATCAACGTAAAGTAGCTCAAGCCGTTAAGCGGGCACGCCATTTGGCGCTGCTGCCATACGTAGGCGATTCACTGAAATAA
- a CDS encoding DUF423 domain-containing protein, producing the protein MHKFFIQSGAVLGLLAVSLGAFGAHALRASLEASGRFDTYETAVRYQFYHALALVAIGILLQLPTTSLVAAKTYSWAGYAYLIGVLIFSGSLYTICFTGITKFGAVAPIGGLALVAGWALLFWGSLRS; encoded by the coding sequence ATGCATAAGTTTTTTATTCAATCCGGTGCTGTTCTAGGACTACTAGCGGTGTCTCTGGGCGCTTTTGGGGCGCATGCTCTCCGGGCCTCGCTGGAAGCTTCCGGGCGCTTTGACACGTACGAAACCGCCGTGAGATACCAGTTCTACCACGCGCTGGCTTTGGTGGCTATCGGGATTTTGCTTCAACTGCCCACGACTTCGCTGGTAGCGGCAAAAACGTATTCCTGGGCGGGTTATGCCTACCTGATTGGGGTGCTTATTTTTAGCGGCTCACTTTATACAATCTGCTTTACCGGGATTACTAAATTTGGGGCCGTAGCTCCTATTGGTGGCCTGGCACTAGTAGCCGGCTGGGCTTTGCTATTCTGGGGCAGCTTACGCAGCTAA